One window of the Sciurus carolinensis chromosome 8, mSciCar1.2, whole genome shotgun sequence genome contains the following:
- the Rtl10 gene encoding protein Bop: MPRGRRRRQGPRIPIRAAANYANAHPWQQMDQASPGVAYTPLVDPWIERPCCGDPVCVRTTMEQKSTTSDSVGGKPTERGVPAARMPGPWPLRMDFHWVPGSDPGTFDGSPWLLDRFLAQLGDYMSFRFEHYQDNLSRVCEILGRLTGRARAWAAPYLDGDLPLPDDYELFCQDLEEVIQDPNNFAEYHAAVPCPLPPASSQPPVAPQLPVVREYLARFSEALALNMGTPPRPVSAALATPAVSRPLSTSRNVLVKESTLGPQEVPSLSSSACSPDPGPVGLAAFQPEEANPTPVHTLSKSNAPAQTTDIAYPEGSETQKIEEEVSETEEVQDVSLDAPQGVVETSEETPFSPVCQHASMGSEHSPSRSNSALCDQVAGVAKELHNPQSGQSGVPR; the protein is encoded by the coding sequence ATGCCTCGGGGTCGTCGCCGTCGGCAGGGCCCTCGCATTCCCATCCGGGCAGCTGCCAATTATGCCAACGCACACCCTTGGCAGCAGATGGACCAGGCCTCTCCTGGGGTGGCATATACTCCCCTTGTGGATCCCTGGATTGAGCGGCCCTGCTGTGGGGACCCCGTGTGTGTACGCACAACCATGGAGCAGAAGAGCACAACTAGTGATTCTGTTGGTGGTAAGCCCACAGAAAGGGGCGTCCCGGCTGCACGCATGCCCGGCCCTTGGCCCCTCAGGATGGACTTCCACTGGGTGCCCGGCTCGGACCCAGGCACCTTTGACGGCTCTCCATGGCTGCTGGACCGCTTTTTGGCCCAGCTAGGCGATTACATGTCCTTCCGCTTTGAGCATTACCAAGACAACCTAAGCCGTGTCTGTGAGATTCTTGGACGCCTGACTGGACGAGCCAGGGCATGGGCAGCCCCCTACCTTGATGGGGACCTTCCCTTGCCTGATGATTATGAGCTGTTCTGCCAGGATCTTGAGGAAGTTATTCAAGACCCAAACAATTTTGCTGAGTACCATGCTGCAGTGCCCTGTCCCTTGCCCCCAGCCTCAAGCCAGCCACCAGTGGCCCCGCAGCTGCCTGTGGTGAGAGAGTATTTAGCTAGGTTCTCAGAGGCCCTGGCACTCAACATGGGCACTCCCCCTAGGCCTGTCTCAGCTGCTCTGGCCACCCCTGCTGTGTCTAGGCCCCTTTCTACATCCAGAAATGTTCTGGTGAAGGAGAGCACCCTTGGGCCCCAGGAGGTCCCTTCACTGTCCAGTTCTGCTTGTAGCCCTGATCCTGGTCCTGTTGGGCTAGCTGCCTTCCAGCCAGAGGAGGCAAACCCCACACCTGTCCATACACTTTCAAAATCTAATGCCCCTGCCCAGACAACAGACATAGCTTACCCAGAGGGTTCAGAAACCCAGAAAATAGAGGAGGAAGTTTCTGAGACTGAGGAAGTCCAGGATGTATCCTTAGATGCACCACAGGGGGTGGTGGAGACCTCAGAAGAGACACCATTTTCTCCTGTTTGCCAGCATGCATCTATGGGCTCAGAACATAGCCCCAGCAGGAGCAATAGTGCACTTTGTGATCAAGTGGCTGGTGTTGCTAAGGAGCTCCACAATCCCCAGTCAGGACAGAGTGGTGTCCCCAGATGA